The proteins below come from a single Crossiella sp. CA-258035 genomic window:
- a CDS encoding ATP-binding cassette domain-containing protein, with translation MIQVRDLRRTYRRGRTSLLRPGAEIPALHGMSFDIAAGQRFGVVGESGSGKSTLVRLLAALDRPTGGSIRFQGKEITGLPERRLGFLRRELQLVFQDPMGSLNPRLRVGEIISEPLVVQGIPGRAARVAELLAAVGLPADAARGYPHQFSGGQRQRISIARALAPRPSVLIADEPVSALDVSVRAQILNLLDDLVRRFALTLVFVSHDLGVVRHVCDTVAVLRRGELVELGPVEQVYGAPRQEYTRGLIAAAPNLARSLARFE, from the coding sequence GGACCTCGCTGCTGCGGCCGGGCGCGGAGATCCCGGCCCTGCACGGCATGTCCTTCGACATCGCGGCCGGCCAGCGCTTCGGTGTGGTCGGCGAGTCCGGCTCGGGCAAGTCGACCCTGGTGCGGCTGCTGGCCGCGCTGGACCGGCCCACCGGGGGCTCGATCCGGTTCCAGGGCAAGGAGATCACCGGCCTGCCCGAGCGGCGGCTGGGGTTCCTGCGGCGTGAGCTGCAACTGGTGTTCCAGGACCCGATGGGCTCGCTCAACCCGCGGCTGCGGGTCGGCGAGATCATCAGCGAACCCCTGGTGGTGCAGGGGATTCCCGGCCGCGCGGCGCGGGTGGCCGAGCTGCTGGCCGCGGTCGGGCTGCCCGCGGATGCCGCGCGCGGGTATCCGCACCAGTTCTCCGGCGGGCAGCGGCAGCGGATCTCCATCGCGCGGGCGCTCGCGCCCAGGCCCAGTGTGCTCATCGCGGATGAGCCGGTCAGCGCGCTGGACGTGTCGGTGCGGGCGCAGATCCTGAACCTGCTGGACGATCTGGTGCGCCGGTTCGCGCTGACCCTGGTGTTCGTCTCGCACGACCTCGGCGTGGTCCGGCACGTGTGCGACACGGTGGCCGTGCTGCGCAGGGGCGAGCTGGTGGAGCTGGGACCGGTCGAGCAGGTCTACGGCGCACCGCGACAGGAGTACACCCGAGGGCTGATCGCGGCCGCGCCGAACCTGGCGCGCTCGCTGGCCCGCTTCGAGTGA
- a CDS encoding SDR family NAD(P)-dependent oxidoreductase, which produces MDCSSLFRLDGKTAVVLGAGSGIGRESARALAGHGAEVVCADFNLVTARETAELIGPSASARQLDVLDSAALASAAESIGEIDIVVLTAATNVRKRLLDYSRAEFDRVIALNLTATFEVVRAFGAAMVSRGRGSIIAFSSIRAVTVEPGQGAYAATKAGMVQLLRTAAAEFGPAGVRVNAIAPGVVETPLTQQIKNSPEWYQAYADKNALGRWAAPQELAGAVVYLASDAASYVTGSVLSVDGGWTAVDGRFDPPAS; this is translated from the coding sequence GTGGACTGTTCGAGCCTGTTCCGGCTGGACGGCAAGACCGCGGTGGTGCTCGGCGCGGGCAGCGGCATCGGCCGCGAGTCCGCGCGGGCGCTGGCCGGGCACGGCGCCGAGGTGGTGTGCGCCGACTTCAACCTGGTCACCGCGCGGGAGACCGCCGAGCTGATCGGCCCCTCGGCCAGCGCCCGGCAGCTCGACGTGCTGGACTCGGCCGCGCTGGCCAGTGCGGCGGAGAGCATCGGCGAGATCGACATCGTGGTGCTCACCGCGGCCACCAACGTGCGCAAGCGGCTGCTGGACTACAGCCGCGCGGAGTTCGACCGGGTGATCGCGCTCAACCTCACCGCGACCTTCGAGGTGGTGCGGGCCTTCGGCGCGGCCATGGTGAGCCGGGGCCGGGGCAGCATCATCGCCTTCTCCTCCATCCGCGCGGTCACCGTTGAGCCCGGCCAGGGCGCCTATGCCGCGACCAAGGCGGGCATGGTGCAGTTGCTGCGCACCGCGGCCGCGGAGTTCGGGCCGGCCGGGGTGCGGGTCAACGCGATCGCGCCGGGTGTGGTGGAGACGCCGCTGACCCAGCAGATCAAGAACAGCCCGGAGTGGTACCAGGCCTACGCGGACAAGAACGCCCTCGGCCGGTGGGCGGCGCCGCAGGAGCTCGCGGGCGCGGTGGTGTACCTGGCCTCGGATGCGGCCAGCTACGTCACCGGCTCGGTGCTCAGCGTCGACGGCGGCTGGACCGCCGTGGACGGCCGCTTCGACCCGCCAGCCAGCTGA
- a CDS encoding amidase → MTTELPDLTAVELLAGYASGAVSPVEVTEAVLARIGAWEPSLQALYAPDPAGALAQAREAEQRWRRGEPMGALDGVPVTIKENIATKGVPVPLGTAATELAPAAEDAPAAARLREAGAVLLAKTTMPDFGMLTSGLSSFHPLTRNPWRLDRNPGGSSSGAAAAAAAGYGPLHVGTDIGGSIRLPAGLCGLIGHKPSFGRVPVDPPFPGRTAGPLTRTVADAALLMSVLAQPDDRDHTSLPPAQIPWQDLDIEVKGLRIGLLEEAGAGLPVEPEVLAAVRAAAAAFEAAGAIVTPVRPFLTEEMLAGLNRFWRTRFAADLAGLPEERIERILPYIRDWVFGESEVDGVSVYRGFVQMDVMSAAATRAFRELDFVLSPVCPVVSFGADQASPVHDPAKPFEHIGFTVPFNMSGQPSASVNAGYSADGLPIGVQITGRRFDDLGVLRVARAFEQLRPAQRPWPTL, encoded by the coding sequence ATGACAACCGAACTGCCCGACCTGACCGCGGTGGAACTGCTCGCGGGCTACGCCTCCGGCGCGGTGTCGCCGGTGGAGGTGACCGAGGCGGTGCTGGCCAGGATCGGGGCCTGGGAGCCGAGCCTCCAGGCCCTCTACGCCCCCGACCCGGCCGGTGCGCTGGCCCAGGCGCGCGAGGCCGAACAGCGCTGGCGGCGCGGTGAGCCGATGGGTGCGCTGGACGGGGTTCCGGTCACCATCAAGGAGAACATCGCCACCAAGGGGGTGCCGGTGCCGCTGGGCACCGCGGCCACCGAGCTGGCGCCCGCCGCCGAGGACGCGCCTGCCGCGGCCCGGCTGCGTGAGGCGGGGGCGGTGTTGCTGGCCAAGACCACCATGCCGGACTTCGGCATGCTCACCTCCGGCCTGTCCAGCTTCCACCCGCTGACCCGCAACCCGTGGCGGCTGGACCGCAACCCCGGCGGCTCCAGTTCCGGCGCGGCGGCCGCTGCGGCCGCGGGCTACGGGCCACTGCACGTGGGCACCGACATCGGCGGCTCGATCCGGCTGCCCGCCGGGCTGTGCGGACTCATCGGGCACAAGCCGAGTTTTGGCCGGGTGCCGGTGGATCCGCCGTTCCCCGGCCGCACCGCGGGTCCGCTGACCCGCACGGTGGCCGACGCGGCGCTGCTGATGTCGGTGCTGGCCCAGCCCGACGACCGCGACCACACCAGCCTGCCGCCGGCGCAGATCCCGTGGCAGGACTTGGACATCGAGGTCAAGGGCCTGCGGATCGGGTTGCTGGAGGAGGCGGGGGCCGGGCTGCCGGTGGAGCCGGAGGTGCTGGCCGCGGTGCGCGCGGCGGCGGCCGCGTTCGAGGCGGCAGGCGCCATCGTCACGCCGGTGCGGCCGTTCCTCACCGAGGAGATGCTGGCCGGGCTGAACCGCTTCTGGCGCACCAGGTTCGCCGCCGACCTGGCCGGGTTGCCGGAGGAGCGGATCGAGCGGATCCTGCCCTACATCAGGGACTGGGTGTTCGGTGAGTCCGAAGTGGACGGTGTTTCGGTGTACCGCGGCTTCGTCCAGATGGATGTGATGAGCGCGGCGGCCACCAGGGCTTTCCGCGAGCTGGACTTCGTGCTCAGCCCGGTGTGCCCGGTGGTCTCCTTCGGCGCGGACCAGGCTTCACCGGTGCACGATCCGGCGAAACCCTTCGAGCACATCGGGTTCACCGTGCCGTTCAACATGTCCGGGCAGCCCTCGGCCTCGGTCAACGCCGGGTACAGCGCGGACGGCCTGCCGATCGGCGTGCAGATCACCGGCAGGCGCTTCGACGACCTCGGCGTGCTGCGGGTGGCCCGTGCCTTCGAACAGCTCCGGCCGGCGCAGCGGCCCTGGCCGACGCTCTAG
- a CDS encoding salicylate synthase, producing MPLEAPARQDNEQLTVDLVADPLLAATRLTEAGLTETHVLYERDGEFAVALGAVARITVTRSQISLVAGGLRRSQPWRRTPLEDIGELLAEVPLAGWRAYGWAGFEFAYAHAGLLDQVGEEPLLHLVIPAVEARLSAGAATVRGSDPALLRKVADLLAQPMTEPAYQPVPVELGEAGATQYRAAVAGAIEEIRQGRLQKVILSRVVPVEQPVDLAGTYLVGRRGNTPARSFLLDLGDIRAAGFSPETVLEVDANGRVTTQPLAGTRALTGSAEEDQRLEADLLQDSKEIYEHAISVKVAHDELAELCRPGSVEVHGFMSVKKRGSAQHLASTVTGELPAGEGPWGAFAALFPAVTSSGVPKRAAYETIARHEAQPRGLYSGAVFYADSDGTLDAALVLRTVFQRAGRTWLRAGAGIIEQSDPDRELEETCEKLRSVAPHLVRGN from the coding sequence GTGCCGCTCGAAGCGCCAGCCAGACAGGACAACGAGCAGCTCACGGTCGACCTCGTGGCTGATCCGCTGCTCGCCGCCACCCGGCTGACCGAGGCGGGACTGACCGAGACGCACGTGCTCTACGAGCGGGACGGCGAGTTCGCGGTCGCCCTCGGCGCGGTCGCCCGGATCACCGTCACCCGCAGCCAGATCAGCCTGGTCGCCGGCGGCCTTCGGCGCAGCCAGCCGTGGCGGCGCACCCCGCTGGAGGACATCGGCGAACTACTCGCCGAGGTGCCGCTGGCCGGCTGGCGGGCCTACGGCTGGGCCGGGTTCGAGTTCGCCTACGCGCACGCCGGCCTGCTGGACCAGGTGGGCGAGGAACCGTTGCTCCACCTGGTCATCCCGGCGGTCGAGGCCCGGCTGAGCGCGGGCGCGGCGACCGTCCGCGGCTCCGATCCCGCACTGCTGCGCAAGGTCGCCGACCTGCTCGCCCAGCCGATGACCGAACCCGCCTACCAGCCGGTCCCGGTGGAGCTCGGCGAGGCAGGCGCCACCCAGTACCGGGCCGCGGTCGCCGGCGCGATCGAGGAGATCCGCCAGGGCCGCCTGCAGAAGGTGATCCTCTCCAGAGTGGTGCCGGTGGAACAGCCGGTCGACCTCGCGGGCACCTACCTGGTCGGCCGCCGCGGCAACACCCCGGCCCGCTCCTTCCTGCTCGACCTCGGCGACATCCGCGCGGCCGGGTTCAGCCCGGAGACGGTCCTGGAGGTGGACGCCAACGGCAGGGTCACCACCCAGCCGCTAGCCGGGACCAGGGCACTCACCGGGTCGGCCGAGGAGGACCAGCGCCTCGAAGCGGACCTGTTGCAGGACAGCAAGGAGATCTACGAGCACGCCATCTCGGTGAAGGTCGCGCACGACGAGTTGGCCGAGCTGTGCCGCCCCGGCAGCGTCGAGGTGCACGGGTTCATGTCCGTGAAGAAGCGGGGCAGTGCCCAGCACCTGGCCTCCACGGTGACCGGCGAGCTGCCCGCGGGCGAGGGTCCCTGGGGAGCCTTCGCCGCGCTGTTCCCCGCGGTCACCTCCTCCGGCGTGCCCAAGCGCGCGGCCTACGAGACCATCGCCCGGCACGAGGCGCAACCGCGCGGGCTCTACAGCGGCGCGGTGTTCTACGCCGACAGCGACGGCACCCTGGACGCGGCGCTGGTGCTGCGCACGGTCTTCCAGCGCGCGGGCCGGACCTGGCTGCGGGCCGGGGCCGGCATCATCGAGCAGTCGGACCCGGACCGCGAGCTGGAGGAGACCTGCGAGAAGCTGCGCAGCGTCGCCCCGCACCTGGTGCGCGGCAACTAG
- a CDS encoding lysine N(6)-hydroxylase/L-ornithine N(5)-oxygenase family protein codes for MSTATEERDIPVLDFVGIGFGPSNLALAVAMEERNQQQPDQRQLRGAFFEKQARFGWHRGMLIEGTTMQVSFLKDLVTMRNPTSPHSFLCYLQDKGRLADFINHKMLFPTRVEFHDYLEWVAGRFEHLVSYDSEVVSLRPVHAADGAIEHFDVVVRQDGRLVEHRARNIVLAAGLQPNLPPEVVVSERVWHNQQLLHRLEELPEAAAKRFIVVGAGQSAAETTEYLHRRYADAQVHAVFARYGYAPADDSAFVNGIFDPEAVDYFFSASDEVKRMLLNYHRGTNYSAVDIDLIDQLYARVYQEKVRGVHRMHIHKISRMAEVHATPNGVRAVLRFLPTGELSVIEADVLVYATGYRPVDPLSLLGELGEHCHRDERGELRVERDYRVSTQDGVRAGIYLQGATESSHGITSTLLSNTAVRVGEILDSILLATERPTASLVTDQAVPA; via the coding sequence GTGTCGACTGCGACCGAGGAACGAGACATTCCGGTCCTGGACTTCGTGGGCATCGGTTTCGGCCCGTCCAACCTCGCGCTGGCCGTGGCGATGGAGGAGCGCAACCAGCAACAGCCCGACCAGCGGCAGCTGCGCGGCGCGTTCTTCGAGAAGCAGGCCCGCTTCGGCTGGCACCGCGGGATGCTGATCGAGGGCACCACGATGCAGGTCTCCTTCCTCAAGGACCTGGTCACCATGCGCAACCCCACCAGCCCGCACAGCTTCCTGTGCTACCTGCAGGACAAGGGCAGGCTGGCCGACTTCATCAACCACAAGATGCTCTTCCCCACCAGGGTCGAGTTCCACGACTACCTGGAGTGGGTGGCCGGCCGGTTCGAACACCTGGTCTCCTACGACAGCGAGGTGGTCTCGCTGCGCCCGGTGCACGCCGCTGACGGCGCGATCGAGCACTTCGACGTGGTGGTGCGGCAGGACGGCAGGCTGGTCGAGCACCGGGCCCGCAACATCGTGCTGGCCGCCGGTCTCCAGCCCAACCTGCCGCCGGAGGTCGTTGTCTCCGAACGGGTCTGGCACAACCAACAGCTGCTGCACCGCCTTGAGGAACTGCCCGAGGCGGCGGCCAAGCGGTTCATCGTGGTGGGCGCCGGGCAGAGCGCCGCGGAGACCACCGAGTACCTGCACCGGCGCTACGCCGACGCCCAGGTGCACGCCGTGTTCGCCCGCTACGGCTACGCCCCCGCCGACGACAGCGCCTTCGTCAACGGCATCTTCGACCCCGAGGCGGTGGACTACTTCTTCTCCGCCAGCGACGAGGTCAAGCGGATGCTGCTGAACTACCACCGCGGCACCAACTACTCCGCGGTGGACATCGACCTCATCGACCAGCTCTACGCCAGGGTCTACCAGGAGAAGGTCCGGGGTGTGCACCGCATGCACATCCACAAGATCTCCCGGATGGCCGAGGTGCACGCCACGCCGAACGGGGTGCGCGCGGTGCTGCGCTTCCTGCCCACCGGCGAGCTCAGCGTGATCGAGGCCGACGTGCTGGTCTACGCCACCGGCTACCGTCCGGTCGACCCGCTGTCGCTGCTGGGTGAGCTGGGCGAGCACTGCCACCGGGACGAGCGCGGCGAGCTGCGCGTGGAGCGGGACTACCGGGTGTCCACACAGGACGGTGTGCGGGCCGGGATCTACCTGCAGGGCGCCACCGAGAGCAGCCACGGCATCACCTCGACGCTGCTGTCCAACACGGCGGTCCGGGTGGGCGAGATCCTGGACTCGATCCTGCTGGCCACCGAACGCCCCACCGCGTCCCTGGTGACGGACCAGGCCGTACCCGCCTGA
- a CDS encoding ABC transporter permease gives MRAAVLLGLTELKLVLRKKINAASVLGVPVAMCAVAYSNDRPENAAGWGSIFAHAFMIVLLVSTFLVSTTVFTARRQSLVLKRMRTAEITDSALVAGMITPLIVITLAQMAVYLGFCLAIGAPLPENPLLALGGILLGTAVAVLAGAATASFSSSVEVTQITAMPVLVAALGGMIATFSDSDLARTLGMLMPLNGPTDMLAKGWGGGTAGIQLAELPLILPAGIALSAVVLGIITAKFYKWEPR, from the coding sequence ATGCGTGCCGCTGTGCTGCTCGGCCTGACCGAGCTGAAGTTGGTGCTGCGCAAGAAGATCAACGCGGCATCGGTGCTGGGGGTACCGGTGGCGATGTGCGCGGTGGCCTACTCCAACGACCGCCCGGAGAACGCGGCGGGCTGGGGTTCCATCTTCGCGCACGCCTTCATGATCGTGCTGCTGGTGTCCACCTTCCTGGTGAGCACCACGGTGTTCACCGCCCGCCGCCAGTCCCTGGTGCTCAAGCGGATGCGCACCGCCGAGATCACCGACTCCGCGCTGGTCGCCGGGATGATCACCCCGCTGATCGTGATCACCCTGGCGCAGATGGCGGTGTACCTGGGCTTCTGCCTGGCCATCGGCGCCCCGCTGCCGGAGAACCCGCTGCTGGCGCTGGGCGGGATCCTGCTGGGCACCGCGGTCGCGGTGCTGGCGGGTGCGGCCACCGCGAGCTTCAGCAGCAGTGTGGAGGTCACCCAGATCACCGCGATGCCGGTCCTGGTGGCGGCGCTGGGCGGGATGATCGCCACGTTCTCCGACTCGGATCTGGCCCGTACCCTCGGCATGCTGATGCCGCTCAACGGTCCCACCGACATGCTGGCCAAAGGCTGGGGCGGTGGCACGGCTGGGATTCAGCTGGCTGAACTGCCGTTGATCCTGCCGGCCGGGATCGCACTGTCCGCGGTGGTGCTGGGGATCATCACCGCGAAGTTCTACAAGTGGGAACCGCGCTAG
- a CDS encoding ABC transporter ATP-binding protein: MNGNVIEVEDLHYRYGEFAAVRGINFTVRRGETFALLGTNGAGKTTTLEVVEGFRRPARGRVRVLGLDPHADRYQVQPRVGIMLQNAGLVEELTVAETLRLWQKLSSRTDEVATALSRVDLSHRADIQVVKLSGGERRRLDFAISTWGAPELVVLDEPTTGLDPESRQRLWSRVGELKERGSTILLTTHYLEEAEALADQVTIMHSGVAQISGTLHEVLSGRPASIVADLPPAAPALPQLHGTATVDLSRLRVETLALQEDLTTLLVWARQHRLTLENLNASPASLHEVFLATSEKG, translated from the coding sequence ATGAACGGCAACGTGATCGAGGTCGAGGACCTCCACTACCGCTACGGCGAGTTCGCCGCGGTGCGCGGGATCAACTTCACCGTGCGCAGAGGCGAGACCTTCGCCCTGCTCGGCACGAACGGGGCTGGCAAGACCACCACGCTGGAGGTGGTCGAGGGCTTCCGCCGTCCGGCGCGGGGCCGGGTCCGGGTGCTCGGCCTGGACCCGCACGCCGACCGCTACCAGGTGCAGCCCAGGGTCGGCATCATGCTGCAGAACGCGGGCCTGGTCGAGGAGCTGACCGTGGCCGAGACGCTGCGGCTGTGGCAGAAGCTGTCCAGCCGCACCGACGAGGTGGCCACCGCACTGTCCAGAGTGGACCTGAGCCACCGGGCGGACATCCAGGTGGTCAAGCTCTCCGGCGGCGAGCGGCGGCGGCTGGACTTCGCCATCTCCACCTGGGGCGCGCCCGAGCTGGTGGTGCTGGACGAGCCGACCACCGGCCTGGACCCCGAGTCACGGCAACGGCTGTGGAGCCGGGTCGGCGAGCTGAAGGAGCGCGGCAGCACCATCCTGCTGACCACGCACTACCTGGAGGAGGCCGAGGCGCTGGCCGACCAGGTGACCATCATGCACAGCGGGGTCGCGCAGATCTCCGGCACGCTGCACGAGGTGCTCTCCGGCCGCCCGGCCAGCATCGTCGCCGACCTGCCGCCCGCCGCCCCCGCCCTGCCCCAGCTGCACGGCACGGCCACCGTGGACCTCTCCCGGCTGCGGGTGGAAACCCTTGCCCTGCAAGAAGACCTCACCACGCTGCTGGTCTGGGCCCGGCAGCACCGGCTGACCCTGGAAAACCTCAACGCCAGCCCCGCCTCGCTGCACGAGGTGTTCCTGGCCACCTCCGAGAAGGGATGA
- a CDS encoding histidine kinase, giving the protein MKGSRAQEPESAALGHLRRHSRDSLYSVAFLAVIFPPVAALNGGPGGTVELVVLGVGWAVFNAVFLPGALSVLRDPWRVRSLRTGVPLLVLGVVVTVLASLWLNTGVLWAVLPGLAAAELLANRATRLIWPVVVAVVLVTAGLVLLVGQAAGVPEMVREAVLAGVVIGTTSYMQETSVRLWRSSLELDNARQEAAELATTRERLRLSQDLHDILGHALEVVSLKSELAARLSTVDPGRAHAEMVEVQELARGALQDVRTLAHAQRTTDLVAELAGARKLLASAEIRCEVDARPEELPAAQRELFGWVLREAVTNLLRHADARRCWITLGGQGESVVLTVGNDGVLVTGEWGSGLSGLAERIAGGGGSFAAAARGGEFVVTASLPKAEVAG; this is encoded by the coding sequence GTGAAGGGCAGTCGGGCACAGGAGCCGGAGTCCGCCGCGCTGGGACACCTGCGGCGGCACAGCCGGGACTCGCTGTACAGCGTCGCGTTCCTCGCGGTGATCTTCCCGCCGGTGGCCGCGCTCAACGGCGGGCCTGGAGGCACGGTCGAGCTGGTGGTCCTCGGGGTGGGCTGGGCGGTGTTCAACGCGGTGTTCCTGCCCGGCGCGCTGAGCGTGCTGCGCGATCCGTGGCGGGTGCGGTCGCTGCGCACCGGGGTGCCGCTGCTGGTGCTCGGGGTGGTGGTCACCGTGCTGGCCTCGCTCTGGCTGAACACGGGCGTGCTGTGGGCCGTGCTGCCGGGCCTGGCCGCGGCCGAGCTGCTGGCCAACCGGGCGACCCGGTTGATCTGGCCGGTGGTCGTGGCGGTGGTGCTGGTCACTGCGGGGCTGGTGCTGCTGGTCGGTCAGGCCGCCGGGGTGCCGGAGATGGTCCGGGAGGCCGTGCTCGCGGGGGTGGTGATCGGCACCACCAGTTACATGCAGGAGACCTCGGTGCGGTTGTGGCGGTCCAGTCTGGAACTGGACAACGCCCGTCAGGAGGCCGCCGAGCTGGCCACCACCAGGGAGCGGTTGCGGCTGTCCCAGGACCTGCACGACATTCTCGGGCACGCGCTGGAGGTCGTCTCGCTGAAGAGCGAGCTGGCCGCTCGATTGTCCACTGTGGACCCTGGTCGGGCGCATGCGGAGATGGTGGAGGTGCAGGAGCTGGCGCGGGGCGCGTTGCAGGACGTGCGCACGCTGGCGCACGCGCAGCGGACCACGGACCTGGTGGCGGAGCTGGCCGGGGCGCGGAAGCTGTTGGCCTCGGCGGAGATCCGGTGCGAGGTGGACGCGCGGCCGGAGGAGCTGCCCGCGGCGCAACGGGAGCTGTTCGGCTGGGTGCTGCGAGAGGCGGTGACCAACCTGCTGCGGCACGCCGACGCCCGCCGGTGCTGGATCACCCTTGGCGGGCAAGGGGAATCGGTGGTGCTGACGGTGGGCAACGACGGTGTGCTGGTGACGGGGGAGTGGGGGTCGGGGCTGTCCGGGCTGGCTGAGCGGATCGCCGGCGGTGGGGGTTCGTTCGCGGCGGCGGCGCGGGGCGGGGAGTTCGTGGTGACCGCGAGCCTGCCGAAGGCGGAGGTGGCCGGGTGA
- a CDS encoding response regulator transcription factor: protein MIRVLLVDDERLTRQAVAALLGLEPDLTVVADVSDGLQGMAAVAEHRPDVVVLDVEMPGLDGPAVAARLAREFPKVRVVMLTRHARPGVLRQALSLGAKGFLAKNAPASLLAEVIRRVHAGLRYVDPEFAADALAEADCPLTERELDVLRQVHDTATAAEIAAAVHLSPGTVRNYVSSAMAKLGARTRAEAARIARDHGWL, encoded by the coding sequence GTGATCAGGGTGCTGCTGGTCGACGACGAACGGCTGACCCGGCAGGCGGTGGCCGCGCTGCTCGGGCTGGAACCGGATCTGACCGTGGTCGCGGACGTCTCCGACGGGTTGCAGGGCATGGCGGCGGTGGCCGAGCACCGGCCCGATGTGGTGGTGCTGGACGTGGAGATGCCGGGGCTGGACGGGCCCGCGGTGGCGGCGCGGCTGGCGCGGGAGTTCCCGAAGGTGCGGGTGGTGATGCTGACCCGGCACGCTCGGCCAGGGGTGTTGCGGCAGGCGTTGTCGTTGGGGGCCAAGGGGTTCCTGGCCAAGAACGCGCCCGCGTCTTTGCTGGCTGAGGTGATCCGGCGGGTGCACGCTGGGTTGCGGTATGTGGATCCGGAGTTCGCGGCGGACGCGCTGGCGGAGGCGGACTGTCCGTTGACCGAGCGGGAGCTGGATGTGTTGCGGCAGGTGCACGACACCGCGACGGCGGCGGAGATCGCGGCCGCGGTGCACCTGTCGCCGGGGACGGTGCGCAACTACGTGTCCTCGGCGATGGCCAAGCTCGGGGCGCGGACGCGGGCGGAGGCGGCGCGGATCGCGCGGGATCACGGGTGGCTGTGA
- a CDS encoding amidohydrolase family protein yields the protein MSETGTGRREFLGWLSGIGAAAVAGSWLGAGVAAADSVAVTVLRGVTVVDTSGVPVRRNATMVLGADRILAVGGWDLPVPVGARVFDLPGKYVIPGLWDMHMHGAYFEKITLPLCLVNGVVGLREMWGFPQHHDLRRRIEAGEVFGPRLVIGSVIIDGPDSVLPGALIVRTPGEARAAVRAAVEGGADFVKVYPFLGRELLRAVADECRVLGISFAGHASDHVSMAESSALGQRTFEHMFGLSLATSTREAEFRRRIAGMPLDPADSFAWFKAVREIEREAVASHSPVKARVLAELLRRNGSWQSPTLRAMLVYSSPAEEFASDPRMKYLPPFYQEYWANSLKRWVPVTAEEVRRQREYFAARLRMVGAQHRYGVGTLLGTDSGNPYVFPGFSVHEELELLVRAGLTPLEALRAGSRDVARFLGMPVGAGTLGVGQRADVVVVEGDPLVDIRNTQRICLVVTRGRVITAADRVRMLAEVEKAALEPLGAAVAGCC from the coding sequence ATGAGTGAGACTGGGACTGGTCGCCGGGAGTTCCTCGGGTGGCTGAGCGGGATCGGGGCGGCCGCGGTTGCCGGGAGCTGGTTGGGTGCTGGGGTCGCGGCTGCTGATTCTGTTGCGGTGACTGTGTTGCGGGGCGTCACGGTGGTGGACACCTCGGGGGTTCCGGTGCGGCGGAATGCCACGATGGTGCTGGGGGCGGATCGGATCCTTGCGGTGGGTGGGTGGGATCTGCCGGTTCCGGTGGGGGCTCGGGTTTTTGATCTGCCGGGGAAGTACGTGATCCCTGGGTTGTGGGACATGCACATGCACGGGGCCTACTTCGAGAAGATCACGTTGCCGTTGTGCCTGGTGAACGGGGTGGTGGGGCTGCGGGAGATGTGGGGGTTCCCGCAGCACCACGATCTTCGGCGGCGGATTGAGGCGGGGGAGGTTTTTGGGCCTCGGTTGGTCATTGGGAGTGTGATCATCGATGGGCCGGACTCGGTGTTGCCCGGGGCGTTGATCGTGCGGACTCCGGGGGAGGCGCGAGCGGCTGTGCGGGCTGCTGTTGAGGGGGGCGCTGACTTCGTGAAGGTGTATCCCTTCTTGGGGCGGGAGTTGCTGCGGGCTGTCGCTGATGAGTGCCGGGTTCTGGGGATTTCGTTTGCTGGGCACGCTTCTGACCATGTGTCGATGGCGGAGTCGAGTGCCTTGGGGCAGCGGACGTTTGAGCACATGTTCGGGTTGAGCTTGGCGACGAGTACTCGGGAGGCGGAGTTCCGGCGGCGGATTGCCGGGATGCCGTTGGATCCGGCGGACTCGTTCGCCTGGTTCAAGGCGGTGCGGGAGATCGAGCGGGAGGCGGTGGCGTCACACTCTCCGGTGAAGGCTCGGGTGCTGGCGGAGTTGTTGCGGCGAAACGGGTCTTGGCAGTCGCCCACGTTGCGGGCGATGCTGGTTTACTCCTCGCCTGCGGAGGAGTTCGCTTCGGATCCGCGGATGAAGTACCTGCCGCCGTTCTACCAGGAGTACTGGGCGAACTCGTTGAAGCGGTGGGTGCCGGTGACGGCGGAGGAGGTTCGGCGGCAGCGGGAGTACTTCGCGGCTCGTCTGCGGATGGTGGGGGCTCAGCATCGGTATGGGGTGGGGACGTTGCTGGGGACTGACTCGGGGAATCCCTATGTGTTTCCTGGGTTTTCCGTGCATGAGGAGTTGGAGTTGCTGGTGCGGGCGGGGTTGACTCCGCTGGAGGCTTTGCGGGCTGGGAGTCGGGATGTGGCTCGGTTCTTGGGGATGCCGGTGGGGGCGGGGACGTTGGGAGTTGGGCAGCGGGCGGATGTTGTTGTGGTGGAAGGGGATCCGTTGGTGGATATTCGCAATACTCAGCGGATCTGTTTGGTGGTGACTCGGGGGCGCGTGATCACTGCTGCGGATCGGGTGCGGATGTTGGCTGAGGTGGAGAAGGCTGCGTTGGAGCCTTTGGGGGCTGCGGTGGCTGGGTGTTGCTAG